A window of Hydrogenimonas thermophila genomic DNA:
TATGCCAGCGATTACTGCATCACCAAAGAAAAAATAGGCAAACGGGATATCTTGCTTTTACATCCAGGACCTGTTCATAGAAACATAGATATTGATGATGAAATGCTTGCAGATCCTCGCTGTAAAGTTTTAGAGCAGGTTAAAAATGGCGTAGCTGTGCGTATGGCAGCACTAAAAAAACTGATTCTTGCCAATGGATAAACTCTCCCGGCTGGCGACAGCTGGAATACCATTTTTGTTTGTTATCTCTTACGATAAACAGACTGTCATCGCTGAATCGCTTGATAACCTGAAACAATTTAAAGTAGCACTACACAGCAAACCATCACGTACGTTCAAAAAAAAGCCTAAACTACAACGTAGTCCTATTGACTTTTTAGAGTATAAAAAAGCATTTGACCAAGTCATTGAAGAGATTAAAGCAGGCAATACATACCTTTTAAATCTTACATTCTCTACACCTATTAAATGCAGTTTCAGCCTTGAAGAGATTTTTGAAATGGCTAATGCACCCTATAAGCTTCTTTGCAAAGAGAAATTTGTCTGTTTTTCACCAGAGCCTTTTATTAAAATTGAAAACAATGTCATCTCTACATACCCAATGAAAGGTACTATAGATGCAACAGTGCCTAATGCAAAAGAGAAAATTTTGGCAAATGAGAAGGAGATGGCAGAACATGTAATGGTTGTAGATCTGCTAAGAAATGATCTTGGTATAGTAGGAAAAAATGTACGTGTTAAAAAGTTTCGTTATATAGATAAAATTGTTACTGCAGATAAAACCTTACTGCAAGTAAGCTCAAAAATAGAAGCAAAACTCTCAAATGATTGGCACAAACACCTTGGAGAAATTTTAGATGCAATGCTTCCAGCAGGATCGATTACAGGAACACCAAAACAAAAAACCTGTGAAATTATAGAAAGAGTTGAAACCCATAAAAGAGGATTTTTTACAGGAGTATTTGGAGTTTACGATGGAAAAAATTTAGAGAGTGCCGTAATGATACGTTTTATTGAACAAGGATCTAACGGTCTTGTTTACAAAAGTGGCGGAGGTATAACAATAGACAGTAACGCTAAAGC
This region includes:
- a CDS encoding aminodeoxychorismate synthase component I, encoding MDKLSRLATAGIPFLFVISYDKQTVIAESLDNLKQFKVALHSKPSRTFKKKPKLQRSPIDFLEYKKAFDQVIEEIKAGNTYLLNLTFSTPIKCSFSLEEIFEMANAPYKLLCKEKFVCFSPEPFIKIENNVISTYPMKGTIDATVPNAKEKILANEKEMAEHVMVVDLLRNDLGIVGKNVRVKKFRYIDKIVTADKTLLQVSSKIEAKLSNDWHKHLGEILDAMLPAGSITGTPKQKTCEIIERVETHKRGFFTGVFGVYDGKNLESAVMIRFIEQGSNGLVYKSGGGITIDSNAKAEYQEMLDKVYLPI